In Equus asinus isolate D_3611 breed Donkey chromosome 13, EquAss-T2T_v2, whole genome shotgun sequence, one DNA window encodes the following:
- the SEPTIN9 gene encoding septin-9 isoform X8 — MKIQFLSGLATFQVLRGHIGKQLAVLQTINTTTHDPAVPLPGVDPKELKAGSLGDLCTPTFTAALFTTAETWKQPTRPSTATEAAPGCVGDMADTPRDAGLKQVPAPRNEKAAVDFGYVGIDSILEQMRRKAMKQGFEFNIMVVGQSGLGKSTLINTLFKSKISRKSVQPTSEERIPKTIEIKSITHDIEEKGVRMKLTVIDTPGFGDHINNENCWQPIMKFINDQYEKYLQEEVNINRKKRIPDTRVHCCLYFIPATGHSLRPLDIEFMKRLSKVVNIVPVIAKADTLTLDERVYFKQRITADLLSNGIDVYPQKEFDEDSEDRLVNEKFREMIPFAVVGSDHEYQVNGKRILGRKTKWGTIEVENTAHCEFAYLRDLLIRTHMQNIKDITSSIHFEAYRVKRLHESSSAMSNGVEEKEPEAEEM; from the exons atgaaaattcagttcctcagtggactagccacgtttcaagtgctcaGAGGTCACATAGGAAAACAGTTGGCAGTTCTTCAAACAATTAACACCACTACCCACgacccagcagtcccacttccTGGTGTAGACccgaaagaactgaaagcagggtctctgGGAGATCTTTGCACGCCCAcgttcacagcagcgttattcacaacagctgaAACGTGGAAGCAGCCCACACGTCCATCGACAG CCACTGAGGCAGCTCCTGGCTGTGTTGGCGACATGGCCGACACCCCCAGAGACGCCGGGCTCAAGCAGGTGCCCGCGCCGCGGAATGAGAAGGCCGCTGTGGACTTCGGCTATGTGGGGATCGACTCCATCCTGGAGCAGATGCGCCGGAAGGCCATGAAGCAAGGCTTCGAGTTCAACATCATGGTGGTCG GGCAGAGCGGCTTGGGGAAGTCCACCTTGATCAACACTCTCTTCAAATCCAAGATCAGCCGGAAGTCGGTGCAGCCCACCTCGGAGGAGCGCATCCCCAAGACCATTGAGATCAAGTCCATCACGCATG ATATCGAGGAGAAGGGTGTCCGCATGAAGCTGACCGTCATCGACACGCCGGGGTTCGGGGACCACATCAACAATGAGAACTG CTGGCAGCCCATCATGAAGTTCATCAACGACCAGTACGAGAAGTACCTGCAGGAGGAGGTCAACATCAACCGGAAGAAGCGCATCCCGGACACGCGCGTCCACTGCTGCCTCTACTTCATCCCTGCCACCGGCCACTC CCTCAGGCCCCTGGACATCGAGTTCATGAAGCGCTTGAGCAAAGTGGTCAACATCGTTCCGGTCATCGCCAAGGCCGACACGCTGACCCTGGACGAGAGGGTCTACTTCAAGCAGCGG ATCACGGCGGACCTGCTGTCCAACGGCATCGACGTGTACCCGCAGAAGGAGTTTGATGAGGACTCAGAGGACCGGCTGGTGAACGAGAAGTTCCGA gagatGATCCCGTTCGCCGTGGTGGGCAGTGACCATGAGTACCAAGTGAATGGGAAGAGGATCCTTGGAAGGAAAACCAAGTGGGGCACCATCGAAG TCGAGAACACCGCACACTGTGAGTTTGCTTACCTGCGTGACCTCCTCATCAG GACACACATGCAGAACATCAAGGACATCACCAGCAGCATCCACTTCGAAGCCTACCGCGTGAAGCGCCTGCATGAGAGCAGCAGCGCCATGTCCAACGGCGTCGAGGAGAAGGAGCCTGAAGCCGAGGAGATGTAG
- the SEPTIN9 gene encoding septin-9 isoform X9, giving the protein MDRKWRATEAAPGCVGDMADTPRDAGLKQVPAPRNEKAAVDFGYVGIDSILEQMRRKAMKQGFEFNIMVVGQSGLGKSTLINTLFKSKISRKSVQPTSEERIPKTIEIKSITHDIEEKGVRMKLTVIDTPGFGDHINNENCWQPIMKFINDQYEKYLQEEVNINRKKRIPDTRVHCCLYFIPATGHSLRPLDIEFMKRLSKVVNIVPVIAKADTLTLDERVYFKQRITADLLSNGIDVYPQKEFDEDSEDRLVNEKFREMIPFAVVGSDHEYQVNGKRILGRKTKWGTIEVENTAHCEFAYLRDLLIRTHMQNIKDITSSIHFEAYRVKRLHESSSAMSNGVEEKEPEAEEM; this is encoded by the exons CCACTGAGGCAGCTCCTGGCTGTGTTGGCGACATGGCCGACACCCCCAGAGACGCCGGGCTCAAGCAGGTGCCCGCGCCGCGGAATGAGAAGGCCGCTGTGGACTTCGGCTATGTGGGGATCGACTCCATCCTGGAGCAGATGCGCCGGAAGGCCATGAAGCAAGGCTTCGAGTTCAACATCATGGTGGTCG GGCAGAGCGGCTTGGGGAAGTCCACCTTGATCAACACTCTCTTCAAATCCAAGATCAGCCGGAAGTCGGTGCAGCCCACCTCGGAGGAGCGCATCCCCAAGACCATTGAGATCAAGTCCATCACGCATG ATATCGAGGAGAAGGGTGTCCGCATGAAGCTGACCGTCATCGACACGCCGGGGTTCGGGGACCACATCAACAATGAGAACTG CTGGCAGCCCATCATGAAGTTCATCAACGACCAGTACGAGAAGTACCTGCAGGAGGAGGTCAACATCAACCGGAAGAAGCGCATCCCGGACACGCGCGTCCACTGCTGCCTCTACTTCATCCCTGCCACCGGCCACTC CCTCAGGCCCCTGGACATCGAGTTCATGAAGCGCTTGAGCAAAGTGGTCAACATCGTTCCGGTCATCGCCAAGGCCGACACGCTGACCCTGGACGAGAGGGTCTACTTCAAGCAGCGG ATCACGGCGGACCTGCTGTCCAACGGCATCGACGTGTACCCGCAGAAGGAGTTTGATGAGGACTCAGAGGACCGGCTGGTGAACGAGAAGTTCCGA gagatGATCCCGTTCGCCGTGGTGGGCAGTGACCATGAGTACCAAGTGAATGGGAAGAGGATCCTTGGAAGGAAAACCAAGTGGGGCACCATCGAAG TCGAGAACACCGCACACTGTGAGTTTGCTTACCTGCGTGACCTCCTCATCAG GACACACATGCAGAACATCAAGGACATCACCAGCAGCATCCACTTCGAAGCCTACCGCGTGAAGCGCCTGCATGAGAGCAGCAGCGCCATGTCCAACGGCGTCGAGGAGAAGGAGCCTGAAGCCGAGGAGATGTAG
- the SEPTIN9 gene encoding septin-9 isoform X11, producing the protein MAVAGVQQRKTKPAVTSSTEAAPGCVGDMADTPRDAGLKQVPAPRNEKAAVDFGYVGIDSILEQMRRKAMKQGFEFNIMVVGQSGLGKSTLINTLFKSKISRKSVQPTSEERIPKTIEIKSITHDIEEKGVRMKLTVIDTPGFGDHINNENCWQPIMKFINDQYEKYLQEEVNINRKKRIPDTRVHCCLYFIPATGHSLRPLDIEFMKRLSKVVNIVPVIAKADTLTLDERVYFKQRITADLLSNGIDVYPQKEFDEDSEDRLVNEKFREMIPFAVVGSDHEYQVNGKRILGRKTKWGTIEVENTAHCEFAYLRDLLIRTHMQNIKDITSSIHFEAYRVKRLHESSSAMSNGVEEKEPEAEEM; encoded by the exons CCACTGAGGCAGCTCCTGGCTGTGTTGGCGACATGGCCGACACCCCCAGAGACGCCGGGCTCAAGCAGGTGCCCGCGCCGCGGAATGAGAAGGCCGCTGTGGACTTCGGCTATGTGGGGATCGACTCCATCCTGGAGCAGATGCGCCGGAAGGCCATGAAGCAAGGCTTCGAGTTCAACATCATGGTGGTCG GGCAGAGCGGCTTGGGGAAGTCCACCTTGATCAACACTCTCTTCAAATCCAAGATCAGCCGGAAGTCGGTGCAGCCCACCTCGGAGGAGCGCATCCCCAAGACCATTGAGATCAAGTCCATCACGCATG ATATCGAGGAGAAGGGTGTCCGCATGAAGCTGACCGTCATCGACACGCCGGGGTTCGGGGACCACATCAACAATGAGAACTG CTGGCAGCCCATCATGAAGTTCATCAACGACCAGTACGAGAAGTACCTGCAGGAGGAGGTCAACATCAACCGGAAGAAGCGCATCCCGGACACGCGCGTCCACTGCTGCCTCTACTTCATCCCTGCCACCGGCCACTC CCTCAGGCCCCTGGACATCGAGTTCATGAAGCGCTTGAGCAAAGTGGTCAACATCGTTCCGGTCATCGCCAAGGCCGACACGCTGACCCTGGACGAGAGGGTCTACTTCAAGCAGCGG ATCACGGCGGACCTGCTGTCCAACGGCATCGACGTGTACCCGCAGAAGGAGTTTGATGAGGACTCAGAGGACCGGCTGGTGAACGAGAAGTTCCGA gagatGATCCCGTTCGCCGTGGTGGGCAGTGACCATGAGTACCAAGTGAATGGGAAGAGGATCCTTGGAAGGAAAACCAAGTGGGGCACCATCGAAG TCGAGAACACCGCACACTGTGAGTTTGCTTACCTGCGTGACCTCCTCATCAG GACACACATGCAGAACATCAAGGACATCACCAGCAGCATCCACTTCGAAGCCTACCGCGTGAAGCGCCTGCATGAGAGCAGCAGCGCCATGTCCAACGGCGTCGAGGAGAAGGAGCCTGAAGCCGAGGAGATGTAG
- the SEPTIN9 gene encoding septin-9 isoform X10: MADTPRDAGLKQVPAPRNEKAAVDFGYVGIDSILEQMRRKAMKQGFEFNIMVVGQSGLGKSTLINTLFKSKISRKSVQPTSEERIPKTIEIKSITHDIEEKGVRMKLTVIDTPGFGDHINNENCWQPIMKFINDQYEKYLQEEVNINRKKRIPDTRVHCCLYFIPATGHSLRPLDIEFMKRLSKVVNIVPVIAKADTLTLDERVYFKQRITADLLSNGIDVYPQKEFDEDSEDRLVNEKFREMIPFAVVGSDHEYQVNGKRILGRKTKWGTIEVENTAHCEFAYLRDLLIRTHMQNIKDITSSIHFEAYRVKRLHESSSAMSNGVEEKEPEAEEM, translated from the exons ATGGCCGACACCCCCAGAGACGCCGGGCTCAAGCAGGTGCCCGCGCCGCGGAATGAGAAGGCCGCTGTGGACTTCGGCTATGTGGGGATCGACTCCATCCTGGAGCAGATGCGCCGGAAGGCCATGAAGCAAGGCTTCGAGTTCAACATCATGGTGGTCG GGCAGAGCGGCTTGGGGAAGTCCACCTTGATCAACACTCTCTTCAAATCCAAGATCAGCCGGAAGTCGGTGCAGCCCACCTCGGAGGAGCGCATCCCCAAGACCATTGAGATCAAGTCCATCACGCATG ATATCGAGGAGAAGGGTGTCCGCATGAAGCTGACCGTCATCGACACGCCGGGGTTCGGGGACCACATCAACAATGAGAACTG CTGGCAGCCCATCATGAAGTTCATCAACGACCAGTACGAGAAGTACCTGCAGGAGGAGGTCAACATCAACCGGAAGAAGCGCATCCCGGACACGCGCGTCCACTGCTGCCTCTACTTCATCCCTGCCACCGGCCACTC CCTCAGGCCCCTGGACATCGAGTTCATGAAGCGCTTGAGCAAAGTGGTCAACATCGTTCCGGTCATCGCCAAGGCCGACACGCTGACCCTGGACGAGAGGGTCTACTTCAAGCAGCGG ATCACGGCGGACCTGCTGTCCAACGGCATCGACGTGTACCCGCAGAAGGAGTTTGATGAGGACTCAGAGGACCGGCTGGTGAACGAGAAGTTCCGA gagatGATCCCGTTCGCCGTGGTGGGCAGTGACCATGAGTACCAAGTGAATGGGAAGAGGATCCTTGGAAGGAAAACCAAGTGGGGCACCATCGAAG TCGAGAACACCGCACACTGTGAGTTTGCTTACCTGCGTGACCTCCTCATCAG GACACACATGCAGAACATCAAGGACATCACCAGCAGCATCCACTTCGAAGCCTACCGCGTGAAGCGCCTGCATGAGAGCAGCAGCGCCATGTCCAACGGCGTCGAGGAGAAGGAGCCTGAAGCCGAGGAGATGTAG